The window CCTTGAGAAGCGATTGACAAAGGCTCAAGCTGCCACGGCATTGGGGGTATCGGAGCGCCAGGTATGGAGGCTTCTGGCGACCTACCGGAAGGATGGAGCGGCAGGGCTGGTCCATGGCAATCGAGGAC of the SAR202 cluster bacterium genome contains:
- a CDS encoding helix-turn-helix domain-containing protein, giving the protein MKELTMSEREAKRTVVLNAVLEKRLTKAQAATALGVSERQVWRLLATYRKDGAAGLVHGNRG